In the Afipia sp. GAS231 genome, TGCGCAACGGCGTCGCCGCGTTTCAGGAACAACACGGCCGCTTCTGGCGCGATCCGTTCGTCGATTTCTATCTCGGCGAACGGATGGAAGTCGGCCTCGACGAGGCGTGCGGCCTGCCGAGCTTCTCGCCGGACGTGGCGCGCGCCGACGATGCGACACGGCTGGTCTATGAGGAAGAACTGAAACGCCTGGTCGAGGTGCTGGTTGCGGGATTTCGCGGCGCGCATGCCAGCGAGCGGGCATGGTCGTTCCTCGCGGTGCTCTCGGGCGCGGCGGCGATGGCCAGGGCGGTGAAGGATCAGAAGATCAGGCGCGAGATCCTCTCCGCGGCGCGCGTGGCGGCGAAGGCGGTCTGACTACTTGAAGATATGCAGCGCTGCGTATTGCAGCAGCATGATGGTCTTGGCGTCGGCAATGCGGCCATCGGCGATCATCGTGAGCGCCTCGTCGATCGCAAGCTCCAGCACCTCGATGTCCTCGCCTTCGCTGGCCAGGCCGCCGCCGCTGCCGACCCGCATCGCCGGCTCGTATTCGGCGATAAAGAAGTGCAGCTTCTCGGTGACCGCGCCGGGACTCATGAAGGCTTCGAACACCTTGCTGATGGTGCCGAGCCGGTAGCCGGTCTCTTCCTCGGCCTCGGCGCGAATTCGCGCCTCCGGCGAGGCGTTGTCGAGCAGGCCGGCGGCAGCCTCGATCATGAGGCCGTCGTAACCGTTGACATAGGCCGGAAAACGAAACTGCCGCACCAGCACCACGGTGCGCTGCGCCAGATTGTACGGCAGCAGCGCCGCGCCATTGCCGCGGTCGTAGGTCTCGCGGTGTTGGGTCTGCCACTCGCCGTTGCCGCGGCGGTATTCGAACGTGGTGGTCTTCAACAGGTAGTGATTGTCGGAGAGGACGCGAACGTCCTTGATGCGAATGCGATCGGAGACGGTCATGTCGTTCCTGTCTGTCTCGCGCTACGGCGTCGGCTCGCGGCCGTCGAGCCACTTGGCGAACGTCACCGTCTCCTGATTGTAATAGCCGATCGACCGGTAGAATGTATGAACCTGCGCATTGTCCTTGCGCACCATCAATTGCAGCTTGAGGATACCGCGCTCACGCAGCCACGCTTCCGCGGCGTTCATGATGGCGCGGCCAAAATTCAGGTAGCGGCGATCGGGATCGACCGTGACGTAATAGACCCAGCCGCGATGGCCGTCATAACCGACCATGACCGATGCGGCGACGGCATCGTCGCACTTGCCGACCAGCACCGTGGAATTGTCGCCGCGGCGCGCGAGCGCAATATCGGCGGCAGGATCGTTCCACGGACGCGTCGATCCGCAGCGATGCCAGAGTGCGATGACGTCGGCGATGTCCTGATCTTCGATCGGCGCGATGACGAGCGTGATGTCTGGTTGGCTCACAGCACCTTGCCCGGGTTCATGATGCCATGCGGATCGAGCATCGCCTTGATGCCGCGCATCAGTTCGATCGCGACCTTGTCCTTGACGTCGGGCAGTTCGTCGCGCTTGAGCACCCCGATGCCGTGCTCGGCCGAAATCGATCCGCCCATCCGCAGCACGATCGCGAACACGACGGCGTTGACCTCGTGCCAGCGCGCCAGGAAATCCTCCGACTTGCCGCCGACCGGCTGGGAGACGTTGTAATGGATATTGCCGTCGCCGAGATGGCCGAACGGCACCGGCCGCGAGCCCGGGATCAGCTTGACGACGGCGGCGTTGGCTTCCTCGATGAACGCCGGCACGGCGGCGACCGGCACGGAGATGTCATGCTTGATCGAACCGCCTTCCGGCTTCTGCGCCGCCGACATCTCGTCGCGCAGTTTCCAGAAGCCGGCGCTTTGGGTCAGGTTCGCGGCAATCACGGCGTCGTCGACGATGCCGTCCTCCATGCCCTTGGCGAGGATCGCTTCCAGAGCATCGCGGGCGTCGTCGCGCGAGGACGACAGTTCCATCAGCACGTACCAGGGATGCTTGCTGGTGAGGGGATCGCGGATGTCGATGCCGTGACGGATGCTGAAATCGACGGCGATGTCGGCCAGCAATTCGAAACTGGTGAGGCTGCCCGCGGCCTCGTTCTGCGAGATCGACAGCAGCTTCAGCGCCTGGGCCGGCGATTTGAGACCGACATAGGCAGTCTCCACGGCGCGCGGCTTCGGAAACAGCTTTAGCGTCGCGGCGGTGATGAAACCGAGCGTGCCTTCGGCGCCAATGAAGAGGTTGCGCAGATCGTAGCCGGTATTGTCCTTCTTCAGCTTCGACAGCCCGTTGAGGATTCGCCCGTCGGCCAGCACCACCTCGAGGCCGAGCGCCATCTCCCGCGCCACGCCATAGGCCAATGCAGCCGTGCCGCCGGCATTGGTGGAGAGATTGCCGCCGATGGTGCAGCTTCCCTCGGCGCCGAGCGACAGCGGAAACAGCCGGTCGACGTCGCGGGCCGCGTTCTGCGCGATCTGCAGCACCACGCCGGCCTCGCAGGTCATGGTATTCGACGCCGGATCGATCTCGCGAATCTTGTCGAGCCTGCGCATCGAAACCACGACCTCGCCGTTATGCGGCGTCTGTCCGCCGACCAGACCGGTATTGCCGCCCTGCGGAACCAGCGCGATTTTGTGTTCGGTCGCGAGCTTGCAGATCGCAG is a window encoding:
- a CDS encoding FAD-binding oxidoreductase yields the protein MNIAPAAVPPLPPELVAKFRAIVGDKYAVTDTADIAPYVTEERDLFHGRSPLVLRPGSTAEVSAICKLATEHKIALVPQGGNTGLVGGQTPHNGEVVVSMRRLDKIREIDPASNTMTCEAGVVLQIAQNAARDVDRLFPLSLGAEGSCTIGGNLSTNAGGTAALAYGVAREMALGLEVVLADGRILNGLSKLKKDNTGYDLRNLFIGAEGTLGFITAATLKLFPKPRAVETAYVGLKSPAQALKLLSISQNEAAGSLTSFELLADIAVDFSIRHGIDIRDPLTSKHPWYVLMELSSSRDDARDALEAILAKGMEDGIVDDAVIAANLTQSAGFWKLRDEMSAAQKPEGGSIKHDISVPVAAVPAFIEEANAAVVKLIPGSRPVPFGHLGDGNIHYNVSQPVGGKSEDFLARWHEVNAVVFAIVLRMGGSISAEHGIGVLKRDELPDVKDKVAIELMRGIKAMLDPHGIMNPGKVL
- a CDS encoding TetR family transcriptional regulator; protein product: MARSKANEGDARARLVEAAGRGFRTGGFGGTGVDALAKGAGLTSGAFYAHFDSKAEAFRLAVSDGIATLRNGVAAFQEQHGRFWRDPFVDFYLGERMEVGLDEACGLPSFSPDVARADDATRLVYEEELKRLVEVLVAGFRGAHASERAWSFLAVLSGAAAMARAVKDQKIRREILSAARVAAKAV
- a CDS encoding GDP-mannose pyrophosphatase, translated to MTVSDRIRIKDVRVLSDNHYLLKTTTFEYRRGNGEWQTQHRETYDRGNGAALLPYNLAQRTVVLVRQFRFPAYVNGYDGLMIEAAAGLLDNASPEARIRAEAEEETGYRLGTISKVFEAFMSPGAVTEKLHFFIAEYEPAMRVGSGGGLASEGEDIEVLELAIDEALTMIADGRIADAKTIMLLQYAALHIFK
- a CDS encoding GNAT family acetyltransferase; this translates as MSQPDITLVIAPIEDQDIADVIALWHRCGSTRPWNDPAADIALARRGDNSTVLVGKCDDAVAASVMVGYDGHRGWVYYVTVDPDRRYLNFGRAIMNAAEAWLRERGILKLQLMVRKDNAQVHTFYRSIGYYNQETVTFAKWLDGREPTP